In one window of Prevotella sp. E13-17 DNA:
- a CDS encoding LexA family transcriptional regulator, with protein sequence MTTEELRALFRDMQDKGLRPMLCDTEVPLYDAEVPCGEPAQCTGDFMESVLLPKELLSIKPEFMVTVKGESMKDAGIATGDVVKVVGIDKPFDGDIVLACIEGEYTLKTYFEDEEGRTWLVPQNEDFKPVLLDGSRRVKLCGRVKEIVKKAPRVPSRLCARAVRRAMKAKDVRPKISEMKVSYVFQEIAPMIKAARLWYAVYRMMADYRVIEVEDFDTFLYMLQKEVPHHEHVPLKVELQRLAVQSFAKPVKLWTPSNAPVRGQRYKSYVEIANKTEELLIS encoded by the coding sequence ATGACAACAGAAGAACTTAGGGCCTTGTTCCGCGATATGCAGGACAAGGGGTTGAGACCTATGCTGTGCGACACGGAGGTGCCTCTCTATGACGCGGAGGTGCCTTGTGGCGAACCTGCGCAATGCACAGGGGACTTTATGGAGTCGGTGCTGCTGCCGAAAGAACTGCTGTCCATCAAGCCGGAATTTATGGTGACGGTGAAGGGCGAGTCGATGAAAGATGCGGGCATTGCCACGGGCGACGTGGTGAAGGTGGTAGGTATAGACAAGCCTTTCGATGGTGACATCGTGCTGGCATGCATAGAGGGGGAGTACACGCTGAAGACTTACTTCGAGGACGAGGAGGGAAGGACGTGGCTGGTGCCTCAGAACGAGGACTTCAAGCCTGTGCTGCTGGATGGTAGCAGGCGGGTGAAGCTGTGTGGTAGGGTGAAGGAGATAGTGAAGAAGGCACCAAGGGTGCCAAGCAGACTTTGTGCCAGGGCGGTGAGAAGGGCGATGAAGGCAAAAGACGTAAGGCCTAAGATCAGCGAGATGAAGGTGAGTTATGTTTTCCAGGAAATAGCACCAATGATTAAGGCAGCCAGACTATGGTATGCAGTATATAGGATGATGGCGGACTATAGAGTGATTGAGGTTGAGGACTTCGATACCTTTTTATATATGTTGCAAAAGGAGGTGCCACATCATGAACATGTGCCTCTAAAGGTTGAGCTGCAAAGGTTGGCAGTACAGAGTTTTGCTAAGCCTGTGAAGTTATGGACTCCAAGTAATGCTCCCGTGAGGGGACAGCGATACAAGAGTTATGTGGAGATTGCGAATAAGACTGAGGAATTGCTAATCTCCTAA
- a CDS encoding leucine-rich repeat domain-containing protein has product MILLPLVASAHDIEVKNADGVTIYYNYINNDTELGVTFRGDSSYSYSDEYQGNVAIPEEVTYMNRTRKVTNIGDYAFYKCDGLTSITIPNSVTNIGYGAFMYCSGLTSVTIPNSVTSIGGGVFSGCSGLTSVTIPNSVTSIGEGAFFQCSGLTSVTIPNSVTSIGNGAFYYCSRLTSVTIPNSVTSIGDHAFEGCSGLTSVTIPNSVTSIGNYAFFGCSGLTSVTIPNSVTSIGEGAFDGCSGLTSVTIPNSVTSIGNNAFYGCSGLTSVTIGSGVTSIGAEAFDGADIPTVVSLIENPFEITGKTSDYDGTFSQNTFNNATLYVPKGTIDKYKATDGWKDFLFIEEGTGGGDTPETQKCATPTISYENVNVYGINGTQAGSAISQSGAATINTNLQPGSIAIVKIGPKSVKVAIK; this is encoded by the coding sequence ATGATTTTACTACCATTGGTAGCTAGTGCCCACGACATTGAAGTTAAGAATGCCGATGGTGTTACCATTTATTACAACTACATTAATAATGACACGGAATTGGGGGTTACTTTCCGTGGTGATAGTTCTTATTCTTATTCGGACGAATATCAAGGCAATGTCGCTATACCTGAGGAAGTAACCTACATGAACAGGACACGCAAGGTGACGAACATTGGAGATTATGCGTTCTATAAATGCGATGGCCTTACCTCCATCACCATCCCCAACAGCGTAACGAACATTGGATATGGTGCGTTCATGTATTGCTCTGGCCTCACCTCTGTCACCATCCCCAATAGTGTGACGAGCATTGGAGGTGGTGTGTTCTCTGGTTGCTCTGGCCTTACCTCCGTCACCATCCCCAACAGTGTGACGAGCATTGGAGAGGGTGCGTTCTTTCAATGCTCTGGCCTCACCTCCGTCACCATCCCCAATAGTGTGACGAGCATTGGAAATGGTGCGTTCTATTATTGCTCTCGCCTTACCTCCGTCACCATCCCCAACAGTGTGACGAGCATTGGAGATCATGCGTTCGAGGGATGCTCTGGCCTTACCTCTGTCACCATCCCCAATAGCGTGACGAGCATTGGAAATTATGCGTTCTTTGGTTGCTCTGGCCTTACCTCCGTCACCATTCCCAATAGTGTGACGAGCATTGGAGAGGGTGCGTTCGATGGTTGCTCTGGCCTTACCTCAGTCACCATCCCCAATAGCGTGACGAGCATCGGAAATAATGCGTTCTATGGTTGCTCTGGCCTCACCTCTGTCACCATAGGCAGTGGTGTGACGAGCATTGGAGCTGAAGCGTTCGATGGAGCGGATATTCCAACTGTCGTTTCTTTGATAGAGAATCCGTTTGAGATAACAGGAAAGACATCGGATTATGATGGAACTTTCTCTCAAAACACATTCAATAATGCAACGCTGTATGTTCCGAAGGGTACTATAGATAAGTACAAGGCAACTGATGGTTGGAAAGACTTCCTGTTTATTGAAGAAGGAACGGGCGGTGGCGATACGCCAGAAACGCAGAAATGTGCTACGCCTACCATCAGCTATGAGAATGTCAATGTGTATGGCATCAATGGCACTCAGGCTGGTTCGGCTATCAGTCAGAGTGGTGCAGCTACAATTAATACGAACCTACAACCTGGCTCTATCGCCATCGTAAAGATTGGCCCAAAGTCAGTCAAGGTCGCGATTAAGTGA
- the rpiB gene encoding ribose 5-phosphate isomerase B, which yields MEVKTVGVACDHAGFALKKFVLEYLEEKGYPYKDYGTYSDASVDYPDFGHALGEGIEKGEVYPGIAICGSGEGISMTLNKHQKVRAGLCWIPEIAHLIRQHNDANVLVMPGRFIDNNMARKIMDEFFTASFEGGRHQKRVDKIAIK from the coding sequence ATGGAAGTAAAGACTGTTGGCGTAGCCTGCGACCACGCAGGTTTTGCACTTAAAAAGTTCGTACTCGAATATCTCGAGGAGAAGGGCTATCCCTACAAGGACTACGGCACCTATAGCGATGCCAGCGTAGATTATCCCGACTTTGGCCATGCCTTGGGCGAAGGCATCGAGAAGGGCGAGGTATATCCCGGCATAGCCATCTGTGGCAGCGGCGAGGGCATCTCCATGACGCTCAACAAGCACCAGAAAGTGCGTGCCGGTTTGTGCTGGATACCAGAGATTGCCCATCTCATTCGTCAGCACAACGATGCCAACGTGCTTGTGATGCCCGGACGCTTCATCGACAACAACATGGCACGCAAGATCATGGACGAGTTTTTCACCGCCAGCTTCGAAGGCGGCCGTCATCAAAAGCGCGTTGACAAAATTGCGATTAAGTGA
- a CDS encoding Fic family protein → MYTPPYKITSEIIRLIGEISEQVGSIMTRLGDNIPSPQLRKKNQIKTIHSSLAIEHNSLSIKQMTDIIDGKRVLGAPDEIQEVKNAVEAYRLMSELDAFKEKDLLRAHELMMKDLVRNSGHYRQEGVGVFDGKGNCLHMAPPAERVPQLMGDLFEWVKKTDVHPLVCSCVFHYEFEFIHPFVDGNGRMGRYWQTMLLSRWKGLFAWLPVETIVKEHQQEYYSVIQKSDQVGESTLFVEFMLRCLLNAMDSYEVEEESEVQDKMQDKIQDKFPEVSKPTWDVFDIIHQNPKATVNALCEQLGLKERQIYKHISVLKSLGLIVRVGSNKTGYWKVNI, encoded by the coding sequence ATGTATACGCCACCATATAAAATAACGTCTGAGATTATACGTCTGATAGGCGAGATATCAGAACAGGTAGGAAGTATTATGACCCGTCTTGGAGATAATATTCCTTCTCCACAACTACGCAAGAAAAACCAGATAAAGACCATCCATTCGTCGCTGGCAATAGAGCATAACAGCTTGTCGATTAAACAGATGACAGATATTATTGATGGCAAGCGAGTGCTAGGTGCTCCTGACGAGATTCAGGAAGTGAAAAATGCTGTCGAGGCATATCGCCTGATGTCAGAGTTGGATGCCTTCAAAGAGAAGGACCTGTTGCGGGCTCATGAGCTGATGATGAAAGACTTGGTGCGCAATTCTGGACATTACAGACAAGAAGGGGTGGGCGTGTTTGATGGAAAAGGTAACTGTCTGCATATGGCTCCTCCTGCTGAGCGCGTGCCACAGTTGATGGGCGACCTCTTTGAATGGGTAAAAAAGACAGATGTTCATCCGCTGGTTTGTTCGTGCGTATTCCATTATGAGTTTGAGTTCATTCATCCCTTTGTTGATGGTAACGGACGTATGGGACGCTATTGGCAAACCATGTTGTTGTCTCGTTGGAAAGGGCTCTTTGCATGGCTCCCCGTAGAGACAATAGTCAAAGAACATCAGCAAGAGTATTACAGCGTGATTCAAAAAAGCGATCAGGTAGGCGAAAGTACACTGTTTGTAGAGTTTATGCTGCGCTGTCTGCTTAATGCGATGGATAGTTACGAGGTTGAAGAGGAGTCGGAAGTACAGGATAAAATGCAGGATAAAATACAGGATAAATTTCCTGAGGTTTCAAAGCCTACGTGGGATGTGTTTGACATTATCCACCAGAATCCAAAAGCAACGGTCAACGCTCTCTGCGAACAGTTAGGATTAAAGGAGAGACAGATATATAAGCATATCTCCGTACTGAAATCCTTGGGGCTGATAGTTCGTGTAGGCAGTAACAAAACGGGTTATTGGAAAGTTAATATTTGA
- a CDS encoding competence protein CoiA has product MVENKKEPKLTYALNAFGKMIYINDVERGLSCNCRCPKCKEPLVARLGHEGGRQAHFAHKKDSDCHGSYMTALHKLAEQIIEEEKAVMAPKYKEVAKQKLSFTKVEVELRVERKDLQPDVVGVTEDGLRWFVEIRNTHEVDETKKEKLKESNITCLEIDVREQKLENLKSFILESADNRQWINNPNYDAQIIELKRKRVSLLEEYLLCCTELTIPAFDDYDSRIISIKESSVLSRSDDMLFSQIKVISSDGIPYIFNICSQDKLATIKHGKDEGGCNELIINIDCFSIEDDINSNSLNLSWLHNYFKEKEIEEKVREYKNNPNYELKPFSDCLRVCKYRPFKGECIYKKDTVSIRGIYYVVCNKEKRQKDENEFQPYFESRENSYASPNNVKSQRQLNGTSSSDNLPFERYWTPEEFNSIISSGYYEDETGNRAEIIKHEIIAGSFLILYKDSKKVKSYCPYHIVKISFDRGNKLKDEIAVFDDMGKALYSFSIRSKTMKEYKSLDYMQGDDNAGLPF; this is encoded by the coding sequence ATGGTTGAGAATAAGAAAGAACCCAAATTGACCTATGCATTAAATGCATTTGGGAAAATGATCTACATTAATGATGTGGAAAGGGGACTTTCATGTAATTGTCGTTGTCCAAAGTGTAAAGAACCATTGGTTGCAAGACTTGGTCATGAAGGTGGTAGACAAGCTCATTTTGCACATAAAAAAGACTCCGACTGTCATGGTTCATACATGACGGCTCTACACAAATTGGCTGAACAAATTATCGAAGAGGAAAAAGCCGTGATGGCTCCGAAGTATAAAGAAGTTGCCAAGCAAAAATTGTCATTTACAAAAGTAGAAGTGGAGTTACGAGTTGAACGAAAGGACTTACAACCAGATGTAGTGGGAGTCACAGAAGATGGTTTACGCTGGTTTGTTGAAATTCGAAATACTCACGAAGTTGACGAAACAAAAAAGGAGAAACTAAAAGAATCAAATATCACATGTTTAGAGATTGATGTAAGAGAGCAAAAGTTAGAAAACTTAAAATCATTTATACTTGAATCTGCTGATAATAGACAATGGATAAACAATCCCAATTATGATGCTCAAATTATTGAATTAAAGCGCAAGAGAGTGTCATTGTTGGAAGAATATTTGTTATGTTGTACAGAACTTACAATTCCTGCGTTTGATGATTACGATAGCAGAATCATTTCAATTAAGGAATCATCTGTTCTGTCCAGATCGGATGATATGCTTTTCTCGCAAATAAAAGTTATATCGTCTGATGGTATACCTTATATATTTAACATTTGTAGCCAAGATAAATTAGCAACCATTAAACACGGGAAAGATGAAGGTGGTTGTAACGAATTGATTATAAATATAGATTGTTTTTCTATTGAAGATGATATCAATTCAAATTCACTAAATCTATCATGGTTGCATAATTATTTTAAAGAGAAGGAAATAGAAGAAAAAGTAAGAGAATACAAAAACAATCCTAACTATGAATTAAAACCATTTTCTGATTGCCTCCGTGTATGTAAGTATAGACCTTTTAAAGGTGAATGTATATACAAAAAGGACACAGTCTCCATTCGTGGTATTTATTATGTTGTATGTAACAAAGAGAAACGTCAAAAAGATGAAAATGAATTTCAACCATATTTTGAATCTCGTGAGAACTCTTATGCAAGCCCCAATAATGTAAAGTCTCAGAGGCAGTTAAATGGAACGTCTTCGAGTGATAATCTTCCCTTTGAAAGATATTGGACTCCTGAAGAGTTTAACAGCATAATATCTTCAGGTTACTACGAAGATGAGACTGGTAATAGGGCAGAAATAATAAAACATGAGATAATAGCAGGGAGTTTTCTTATTCTTTATAAAGACTCAAAAAAAGTAAAGTCATATTGTCCTTACCACATAGTCAAAATATCATTTGATAGAGGAAACAAATTAAAAGATGAAATTGCAGTTTTTGACGATATGGGAAAAGCATTATATTCTTTTTCTATTCGTTCAAAAACCATGAAAGAATACAAATCTTTGGATTATATGCAGGGGGATGATAATGCTGGTTTGCCGTTTTGA
- a CDS encoding phage antirepressor KilAC domain-containing protein, producing the protein MTQEEKMMMRQAQEYIRELQQKRNAGTENCMLSSDLAREMGISALDLHHFLIDVGFLFRERTTYELKLGKRYAGLGYAKTRSHFRYNKRGDLVETRFPVWTEKGQEYIRILIIGKGRNAKKFNN; encoded by the coding sequence ATGACGCAGGAAGAAAAGATGATGATGCGGCAGGCGCAGGAATATATACGCGAGCTGCAGCAGAAACGTAATGCGGGCACTGAGAACTGTATGCTCTCTAGCGACTTGGCTAGGGAGATGGGTATCTCTGCCCTGGATCTACACCACTTCTTAATTGATGTGGGATTCCTCTTTCGTGAGCGAACAACTTACGAACTGAAGCTCGGCAAACGTTATGCGGGGCTTGGATATGCTAAGACTCGGAGTCACTTCCGGTACAACAAGCGGGGCGATCTCGTTGAGACGCGCTTCCCTGTCTGGACTGAGAAGGGGCAGGAGTACATCAGAATTTTAATCATAGGAAAAGGCAGAAATGCCAAGAAGTTCAACAACTAA
- a CDS encoding type II toxin-antitoxin system YafQ family toxin, with protein MKKLQPTTQYKKDYKKYRNNPRKVEALKEVLKMLMNEQPIPIEYKAHMLLGEYKGCMECHIEGDFLLIWIDEETDTIELVRLGSHSELFK; from the coding sequence ATGAAAAAGCTACAACCTACTACCCAGTATAAGAAGGACTACAAGAAATATAGAAATAATCCTAGGAAGGTTGAAGCGCTTAAAGAGGTATTGAAAATGCTGATGAATGAGCAACCTATTCCCATAGAGTATAAAGCACATATGCTCCTTGGTGAATATAAAGGCTGCATGGAATGTCACATAGAAGGGGACTTCCTGTTGATATGGATTGACGAAGAGACCGACACTATAGAACTTGTGAGACTTGGCTCCCATTCAGAGCTATTCAAATGA
- a CDS encoding toxin-antitoxin system protein, with protein MATTIIRKPASFRLRADLIEELKRNAARENRTLNNYVESVLLGIVFDEPNEVTKAAIKEAKSGKNPNKVYDSVDELFKDLDSDK; from the coding sequence ATGGCTACAACGATTATTAGAAAGCCCGCTTCGTTCAGACTTAGGGCTGACCTCATAGAGGAATTAAAACGAAATGCTGCACGAGAGAACAGGACACTCAACAACTATGTTGAAAGTGTACTGCTAGGTATTGTATTTGATGAACCTAACGAGGTGACTAAAGCTGCTATCAAAGAGGCTAAGTCAGGAAAGAACCCCAATAAGGTTTATGATAGTGTTGATGAACTCTTTAAGGATCTAGATTCGGATAAATGA
- a CDS encoding BT4734/BF3469 family protein, which translates to MFCIQDNQYVSPAVPGTLEKLNEVLDSPRVKWKIRTIRSVRQPGAIEQWANDSDFQKFCLKEAGKKRTGEAFMALTGEEKLARWATALKESLPPLIFGARDFDETPLKKDPTRSMKRRVLAGIHLSGLFMFDVDHVDNPHEIFERTQVEGFPWEVVMAHKTSSGKGLRLVCKARVEVGNIADNQIELAQALGVKADASCIDASRISYAPMREDVYYLNEQELLNYYGESFAQKYEEDYRQGHTEPTDKNHKFEELKEITNGTHKESDNRLQSEGEGGNLYHGVEYAKICEAWQAAQGGAPASGDRHRTMLQLALDLRYICDNQPEMVDRVLRLCGFVQDVIRERGDKEVTDIAHTACERKLYKDIPKRMQGVLESVGIHAGKSDAAAKPVGAVEVPYEQFAARLEPLLCAPYAEACKGVSRHNWLGAVMASGAMYCTLMTRCWYKHFNGARQRMNPQVLIIGDPASGKSFAKDLDDQIMSAMRAQDEEVRAQETRYKQEQKKRGTSSKAQKQDALVEPEGMIRYLPTKTSNNIFFRRLKRAKEVVDGEVLPMHLYMFDSELDSSISAQSGGAWIGKHDLELKAFHNELSGVDYANGDSINDILPVYWNSVTTGTQISLYKKFTMRNINDGLCSRVAIFQMEVAHYQMVKKKMVDWQANEALKQWGFRFEQLHGELPLERLTDHVYELCELSAQEAEAADDHVLDYLRKRAVFYATWFTVPRIMARQYEQYKKTGQLDISDDDLKFSTLIYDAVIYFQDHFFGQMLQDSWDNAAREFVPRRKNSRNADAYRDLPETFCINDVMAILDIEKNSANQQCNRWLKHGFVERVKQGKYKKVIKEIMS; encoded by the coding sequence ATGTTTTGCATACAAGATAATCAATATGTTTCCCCAGCGGTGCCAGGCACTTTGGAAAAGCTCAACGAGGTGCTAGACTCGCCAAGGGTGAAGTGGAAGATAAGGACGATACGCAGCGTCAGACAGCCAGGAGCCATCGAGCAATGGGCAAACGACTCTGATTTTCAGAAGTTCTGCCTGAAAGAGGCTGGGAAGAAGAGAACTGGAGAGGCTTTCATGGCGCTGACTGGAGAGGAGAAGCTGGCACGATGGGCTACGGCGTTGAAGGAGAGCTTGCCACCCCTGATATTCGGGGCTCGCGACTTCGACGAGACCCCGCTGAAGAAAGACCCCACGCGCAGCATGAAGCGCAGGGTGCTGGCTGGCATTCACCTGAGCGGACTGTTTATGTTTGACGTGGACCATGTGGACAACCCGCATGAGATCTTTGAACGTACACAGGTGGAAGGCTTCCCGTGGGAGGTGGTGATGGCACATAAGACCTCGTCGGGAAAGGGACTCAGACTGGTGTGTAAGGCTAGGGTGGAGGTAGGCAACATTGCCGACAACCAGATAGAGCTGGCACAGGCGCTGGGCGTGAAGGCAGATGCCAGTTGTATAGATGCATCGAGAATCTCTTATGCTCCCATGCGAGAGGATGTATATTACCTTAATGAGCAGGAACTCCTGAACTATTATGGTGAGTCCTTCGCACAGAAGTACGAAGAGGACTACCGACAGGGACACACGGAGCCCACAGATAAAAACCACAAGTTTGAAGAACTAAAAGAAATAACAAATGGAACACACAAAGAATCAGACAACCGCCTTCAATCGGAAGGAGAAGGAGGAAACCTCTATCATGGCGTTGAATACGCCAAAATATGTGAAGCGTGGCAGGCCGCGCAAGGTGGAGCCCCAGCCTCAGGAGATCGCCACCGAACCATGTTGCAGTTGGCTCTCGACCTTAGGTATATCTGCGACAACCAGCCTGAAATGGTCGACAGGGTGCTTAGACTGTGTGGATTTGTGCAGGACGTCATCCGCGAACGAGGCGACAAGGAAGTCACCGACATTGCTCATACGGCTTGTGAGCGAAAACTATACAAGGACATCCCCAAGAGGATGCAGGGGGTGCTTGAAAGTGTGGGTATTCATGCAGGCAAGTCCGATGCAGCTGCAAAGCCTGTGGGAGCAGTTGAAGTGCCTTACGAACAGTTCGCTGCGAGGCTGGAACCTCTCCTTTGCGCCCCTTATGCGGAAGCCTGTAAGGGAGTGAGCAGACACAACTGGCTGGGGGCGGTGATGGCCTCGGGTGCTATGTACTGTACGCTGATGACACGTTGCTGGTATAAGCACTTCAACGGGGCTCGCCAAAGGATGAACCCTCAGGTATTGATTATTGGCGACCCTGCCAGCGGAAAGAGTTTTGCCAAGGACCTGGACGACCAGATTATGAGTGCGATGAGGGCGCAGGACGAGGAGGTGCGTGCGCAGGAGACGCGCTACAAGCAGGAACAGAAGAAGCGTGGCACCAGCTCGAAGGCGCAGAAGCAGGACGCACTGGTGGAGCCCGAGGGTATGATACGCTATCTGCCCACGAAGACTTCTAACAACATCTTCTTCCGACGCCTGAAGAGGGCCAAGGAGGTGGTGGATGGCGAGGTGCTGCCCATGCATCTTTATATGTTTGACTCGGAGCTCGACTCTTCCATCTCGGCACAGAGTGGGGGGGCATGGATAGGTAAGCACGACCTGGAATTGAAGGCTTTCCATAATGAGCTCTCGGGTGTGGACTATGCCAATGGTGACTCGATCAACGACATCTTGCCTGTGTATTGGAACAGCGTCACCACGGGCACCCAGATATCGCTCTACAAGAAGTTCACCATGCGTAACATCAACGATGGTCTTTGCTCGCGTGTGGCAATTTTCCAGATGGAGGTGGCGCACTATCAGATGGTGAAGAAAAAGATGGTGGACTGGCAGGCTAACGAGGCGCTGAAGCAATGGGGCTTCCGCTTCGAACAGCTACATGGCGAACTGCCTCTGGAACGACTCACCGACCATGTGTATGAGCTCTGCGAGCTATCGGCACAGGAGGCAGAGGCTGCCGATGACCACGTGCTGGACTATCTGAGAAAGCGTGCCGTGTTCTATGCCACCTGGTTCACCGTGCCTCGCATCATGGCTAGACAGTATGAGCAGTATAAGAAGACGGGACAGCTAGACATCAGCGATGACGACCTGAAGTTCTCCACGCTTATCTATGATGCCGTGATCTATTTCCAAGACCACTTCTTCGGACAGATGCTGCAGGACTCTTGGGACAACGCTGCCCGCGAGTTTGTGCCACGCAGAAAGAATTCGAGGAATGCCGATGCCTACAGGGATTTGCCCGAGACGTTTTGTATAAACGACGTGATGGCTATTCTCGATATTGAGAAAAATTCCGCTAATCAGCAATGTAATAGGTGGCTCAAGCATGGCTTTGTGGAGCGCGTGAAGCAGGGCAAATACAAGAAGGTCATCAAGGAAATCATGAGTTAG